Proteins from a single region of Syntrophales bacterium:
- a CDS encoding 4Fe-4S binding protein: MYSRKVVIRYTADNVEQPIICHLVKQYDLEFNILKARIFPRRDGMIVLELGGAKENFDAGIQFLRENGLKVEPLSKSVNQNRDRCVHCGACTSFCPTGALAFEAGSAQVAFDAEKCNGCELCVSACPVRAMEVDLL; this comes from the coding sequence ATGTATTCCAGAAAGGTTGTCATCCGCTACACAGCGGACAATGTCGAACAGCCCATCATCTGCCATCTCGTCAAGCAGTACGACCTGGAGTTCAATATCCTCAAGGCCCGCATTTTCCCACGCCGGGACGGAATGATCGTCCTGGAGCTGGGGGGTGCGAAAGAAAATTTTGACGCGGGGATCCAGTTCCTGAGGGAGAATGGGCTGAAGGTGGAGCCTCTCTCCAAGAGCGTCAACCAGAATCGCGACCGCTGCGTGCACTGCGGAGCCTGCACGTCCTTCTGCCCAACCGGCGCCCTCGCGTTCGAGGCGGGCTCGGCGCAGGTGGCTTTTGACGCGGAAAAATGCAACGGCTGCGAGCTCTGCGTGTCCGCCTGTCCCGTCCGGGCCATGGAGGTGGACCTGCTGTAG
- the mtaB gene encoding tRNA (N(6)-L-threonylcarbamoyladenosine(37)-C(2))-methylthiotransferase MtaB: MTDRGRKKPVAALATLGCKVNQCETAAVAEALREAGFSVIPFPSRADVYVINTCTVTARTDFQSRQLVRRACRANPEAVVAVTGCYAQCRPEELRRIPGVRLIAGNAEKERLPERLRELLREKHPPGIGPSVEVGDIRDCRKAGSLWAGSFPEHTRAFLKIQDGCDAACSYCTVPRARGPVRSVPPEEVLRRLSRLAEAGYREVVLTGIHLGAYGRDLQGSGDLTDLLERVEDGGIVDRLRLSSIEPGEIPDRMLALLRRGKRLCRHLHVPLQSGDDGILRAMNRTYGREFYRTLVERITAEVPGCAVGADVMAGFPGEDGRSFANTVRLIEGMPLAYLHVFPYSRRPGTPAAEFPDQVGDGEKKERAALLRELGNRKRRDFAACFIGKEVEVLLEDRRDRETGLRKGFSGEYVPVLVNNGEKKDVNRLVPVVPVEAREGRLVGAIGAPDPAAAKRPAGA; the protein is encoded by the coding sequence TTGACCGACAGGGGCAGGAAAAAGCCGGTGGCGGCGCTGGCCACGCTGGGGTGCAAGGTCAACCAGTGCGAGACGGCGGCGGTTGCCGAGGCGCTCCGGGAAGCGGGTTTTTCGGTGATCCCTTTCCCGAGCCGTGCGGACGTCTACGTCATCAACACGTGCACCGTAACGGCCCGGACGGATTTCCAGTCCCGCCAACTGGTCCGGCGGGCCTGCCGGGCCAATCCGGAGGCCGTGGTGGCGGTCACCGGCTGCTATGCCCAGTGCCGCCCCGAAGAGCTCCGGCGGATCCCCGGTGTCCGCCTGATCGCGGGAAACGCCGAGAAGGAGCGTCTCCCGGAGCGCCTGCGGGAGCTCCTGCGGGAGAAGCATCCGCCCGGGATCGGACCCTCCGTCGAGGTGGGGGACATCCGGGACTGCCGTAAGGCCGGCAGCCTGTGGGCCGGCTCTTTCCCGGAACATACCCGGGCGTTCCTGAAGATCCAGGACGGCTGTGACGCGGCGTGCAGCTACTGCACCGTTCCCCGCGCCCGCGGCCCTGTCCGGAGCGTCCCCCCGGAGGAGGTCTTGCGGCGCCTGTCCCGCCTGGCGGAGGCCGGTTACCGGGAGGTCGTGCTGACGGGGATCCATCTGGGGGCCTACGGCCGGGACCTGCAAGGGAGCGGGGACCTGACGGACCTGCTGGAGCGGGTCGAGGACGGAGGCATCGTGGACCGCCTGCGCCTCAGCTCCATCGAGCCCGGGGAGATCCCCGACCGGATGCTGGCGCTCCTGCGCCGGGGAAAGCGCCTCTGCCGCCACCTGCACGTCCCGCTCCAGAGCGGCGACGACGGGATTCTCCGGGCCATGAACCGGACGTACGGGCGCGAATTCTATCGGACGCTGGTGGAGCGGATCACCGCGGAGGTTCCCGGCTGCGCCGTCGGGGCGGATGTCATGGCGGGCTTTCCCGGGGAGGATGGACGGTCCTTTGCCAACACGGTCCGCCTGATCGAAGGCATGCCGCTGGCCTACCTGCACGTGTTTCCCTATTCCCGGAGGCCCGGGACGCCCGCGGCGGAGTTTCCGGACCAGGTGGGCGACGGAGAAAAGAAGGAGCGGGCGGCACTGCTGAGGGAACTGGGGAACCGCAAGAGGAGGGACTTTGCGGCCTGCTTCATCGGGAAGGAAGTGGAGGTCCTCCTGGAGGACAGAAGAGACCGGGAGACGGGACTCCGGAAGGGATTTTCCGGAGAATACGTGCCCGTCCTGGTGAACAACGGAGAAAAAAAGGATGTTAACCGGCTGGTTCCGGTGGTTCCGGTGGAAGCGCGGGAGGGAAGACTGGTGGGGGCGATCGGCGCCCCTGACCCGGCAGCGGCGAAACGCCCTGCGGGTGCTTGA
- a CDS encoding radical SAM protein, which yields MIIPFFLPNRGCPQRCLFCNQSVASGEIPGDLREEGFHRRVRSALDGLDGKEGKRPRRVQIAFYGGNFTGLSRESRRDLLQWADMYLRQGSVDSIRVSTRPDHLDAGVLDEMKSHGVTTVEVGLQSLKDAVLDLSRRGHTAADGERAVGLLKERGFETSVHLMAGLPGDSPVVFDDTVRRTAALEPDMVRLHPTIVLRGTALEEEYRTGRYRPLTLAEAVELCAGAVRRFSAAGIPVIRLGLQPTPGMTGGDGIVAGPFHPAFGSLVHESLFRQGAATLLERMPGVRRDARFRVAPGDVSFLRGQRNGNLLALRERFRLDSLTVEEDAGQARGVLVLESGPSRSAVNCLVRP from the coding sequence GTGATCATCCCGTTCTTCCTGCCGAATCGGGGCTGTCCCCAGCGTTGCCTCTTCTGCAACCAGTCGGTGGCCTCCGGCGAAATCCCGGGAGACCTCCGGGAGGAGGGATTTCACCGCCGGGTGAGGAGCGCCCTGGACGGACTGGACGGGAAAGAGGGCAAGCGGCCACGGCGGGTCCAGATCGCCTTTTACGGCGGGAACTTTACGGGCCTCTCCCGGGAGAGCCGGAGGGATCTCCTGCAGTGGGCCGACATGTATCTCCGGCAGGGGAGCGTCGACTCCATCCGGGTTTCCACCCGTCCCGACCACCTGGATGCAGGCGTCCTCGACGAGATGAAAAGCCATGGGGTTACCACCGTGGAGGTGGGCCTCCAGTCCCTGAAAGACGCCGTTCTGGATCTCTCCCGAAGGGGCCACACGGCCGCCGACGGGGAGCGCGCCGTTGGCCTGCTGAAGGAAAGGGGATTCGAGACGTCGGTCCACCTGATGGCGGGCCTTCCCGGCGACAGCCCCGTCGTCTTTGACGATACGGTCCGCCGGACGGCGGCCCTGGAACCCGACATGGTGAGGCTCCACCCCACGATCGTCCTCCGGGGAACCGCCCTGGAGGAGGAATACCGGACCGGGCGCTACCGTCCGCTGACGCTGGCCGAAGCGGTGGAGTTGTGCGCCGGGGCCGTCCGCCGCTTTTCCGCCGCCGGCATTCCCGTCATTCGCCTGGGGCTTCAGCCGACGCCGGGCATGACCGGGGGAGACGGCATCGTAGCCGGACCGTTTCACCCCGCTTTCGGTTCCCTGGTCCATGAATCCCTCTTCCGCCAGGGAGCCGCCACACTGCTGGAAAGAATGCCCGGAGTCCGCCGGGATGCCCGTTTCCGGGTTGCCCCGGGGGACGTGTCGTTCCTCCGGGGCCAGCGAAACGGCAACCTCCTTGCCCTCCGGGAGCGCTTCCGCCTCGATTCGCTGACCGTCGAAGAGGACGCCGGCCAGGCCCGGGGGGTCCTGGTCCTGGAGTCGGGGCCGTCCCGTTCGGCCGTCAACTGCCTGGTCCGGCCCTGA
- the rnc gene encoding ribonuclease III, whose product MLEKSLGHSFGSIELLNVALTHRSYANENAHLGCADNERLEFLGDAVLQLCTSNLLMRLFPGDAEGQLSKRRTSIVNERPLAELARQVSLGSFLLLGKGEEHSGGHEKSSILSDTFEAVIAAIYLDGGYPAANRFIERFFVPLIREEGRDLIYRDYKSDLQELAQGRFRFIPRYELVGEFGPDHDKTFEMEVTVADVVSIRALGKNKKEAEQEAARRALDLLALQEGGSVP is encoded by the coding sequence GTGCTTGAAAAGAGCCTGGGACATTCCTTCGGAAGCATCGAGCTCCTGAACGTGGCGCTGACGCACCGGTCCTATGCGAACGAAAACGCCCATCTCGGCTGTGCCGACAACGAGCGCCTCGAGTTCCTCGGGGATGCGGTGCTCCAGCTCTGCACCAGCAATCTCCTGATGCGCCTGTTTCCGGGGGATGCCGAGGGCCAGCTCTCGAAGCGCCGCACCTCCATCGTCAACGAGCGTCCCCTGGCGGAACTGGCCCGGCAGGTGAGCCTGGGCTCCTTCCTTCTCCTGGGAAAGGGGGAGGAACACTCCGGCGGCCACGAAAAATCCTCCATCCTTTCGGACACCTTTGAGGCGGTCATCGCCGCGATTTACCTGGACGGAGGATACCCGGCGGCGAACCGTTTCATCGAGCGGTTCTTTGTCCCGCTGATCCGTGAGGAGGGCCGGGACCTGATCTACCGCGACTACAAGTCCGATCTCCAGGAGCTGGCGCAGGGCCGCTTTCGCTTCATTCCCCGCTATGAGCTGGTGGGCGAGTTCGGCCCGGACCACGACAAGACCTTCGAGATGGAGGTGACCGTGGCCGACGTCGTTTCCATCCGGGCCCTGGGAAAGAACAAGAAGGAGGCCGAACAGGAGGCGGCCCGGCGGGCCCTCGATCTCCTGGCCCTCCAGGAGGGAGGGAGCGTTCCGTGA